In Clostridium sp., one DNA window encodes the following:
- a CDS encoding zinc-dependent alcohol dehydrogenase, with product MKGKMKAQMFYAPGDVRFEEVDIPTPGDSEILVKVKAALTCGTDLKTYRRGHPTIVTKTPSTFGHEFAGDVVEAGKNVTGFKLGDRVVGANTAPCYHCYFCKRGMFSLCEDLQYLNGAFSEYVVVPERILNYNYYKIPEGLDYREAALVEPLGCAVHGIDRTPIKVGETVAVIGAGPIGLMFVKLATLKGARVISVDLSDYRLEQAKKFGAVYTVNASSPEHIEKVRKLSQEGKGVDVAIEATGFPQAWENAINMIRPRGLVLAFGGTKKGSQITIDCQKFHYEEIQIKAVYHHTPYHIQQALHLLATKEIDGSMFITGEYPLSKTIDALESIGRQEGIKYAILPELDR from the coding sequence ATGAAAGGAAAAATGAAAGCACAGATGTTCTATGCACCAGGAGATGTAAGATTTGAAGAGGTGGACATACCTACACCCGGCGACAGCGAGATACTTGTAAAAGTCAAAGCTGCCCTGACCTGTGGTACCGATCTCAAGACCTATAGAAGAGGACATCCCACTATAGTTACAAAAACACCTTCAACCTTTGGACATGAATTCGCAGGTGATGTTGTCGAGGCCGGTAAAAACGTTACCGGATTCAAGCTTGGCGACAGAGTTGTAGGCGCCAATACAGCTCCCTGCTACCATTGTTATTTCTGCAAAAGAGGAATGTTCAGCCTATGTGAAGACCTTCAGTATTTAAATGGAGCTTTTTCAGAATACGTTGTGGTTCCCGAGAGAATACTCAATTACAACTACTACAAGATTCCCGAGGGGCTTGATTATAGGGAGGCCGCCCTTGTAGAACCGCTCGGATGTGCCGTCCATGGTATAGACAGAACCCCGATAAAAGTTGGTGAAACCGTGGCAGTAATAGGTGCCGGTCCAATAGGCCTCATGTTTGTAAAGCTTGCCACTTTGAAAGGTGCAAGGGTAATTTCCGTGGATCTGTCAGATTACAGGCTTGAACAGGCGAAGAAATTTGGGGCTGTATACACGGTAAATGCATCCTCACCGGAACATATAGAAAAAGTAAGAAAACTCTCACAGGAAGGAAAAGGTGTGGACGTTGCAATTGAGGCTACAGGTTTCCCACAAGCATGGGAAAATGCAATAAACATGATAAGACCCCGGGGACTTGTACTGGCCTTCGGCGGAACTAAAAAGGGATCACAGATAACAATTGACTGCCAGAAATTCCACTACGAGGAAATACAGATAAAGGCAGTATATCACCATACACCATATCATATACAGCAGGCCCTGCACCTTCTTGCAACCAAGGAGATTGACGGCAGCATGTTTATAACGGGAGAATATCCTCTTTCAAAAACCATAGATGCACTTGAGAGCATTGGAAGGCAGGAAGGCATTAAATATGCCATATTGCCTGAACTCGACAGGTAG
- a CDS encoding class II aldolase/adducin family protein: protein MLLDIQRKKVIEIALEVQRQKLVALTFGNFSLRDNKTGYICVTPSGMKYEELLPEDIVVVDENCNIIDGKRKPSIEAGMHCAVYRRRSDVSGVVHTHSPWATAWACCNQEIPCLLAELAGLVGGPVRCAPYRPMGSKELAEVTAESLKNDDAILMEKHGALSVGTNIDIALNNAIVIEEAAKIAIGAKIIGTLSPLPEQVCKEARQSIIEKYGQ, encoded by the coding sequence ATGTTACTAGACATTCAAAGAAAAAAGGTCATAGAAATTGCATTAGAAGTCCAAAGGCAAAAACTTGTAGCATTAACTTTCGGTAATTTTAGCCTTAGGGATAATAAAACCGGTTATATTTGTGTCACCCCCAGCGGAATGAAATATGAAGAATTACTCCCAGAAGACATTGTTGTAGTAGATGAAAATTGCAACATCATAGATGGGAAAAGGAAACCTTCTATTGAAGCTGGAATGCACTGTGCAGTTTACAGAAGAAGATCTGATGTCAGCGGAGTCGTACACACACATTCTCCATGGGCTACAGCCTGGGCCTGCTGCAATCAGGAAATTCCATGTCTGCTTGCAGAATTAGCTGGATTAGTAGGGGGACCTGTAAGATGTGCTCCTTACAGACCTATGGGCAGCAAAGAACTTGCTGAAGTTACAGCTGAATCATTAAAAAATGATGATGCCATACTCATGGAAAAACACGGAGCCTTATCAGTAGGAACAAATATAGATATAGCACTAAATAATGCGATAGTTATTGAGGAGGCTGCTAAAATAGCCATTGGTGCAAAAATAATAGGCACTCTTTCTCCTCTGCCCGAACAAGTCTGCAAAGAAGCAAGACAGTCTATTATCGAAAAGTATGGACAATAA
- a CDS encoding NAD(P)H-dependent oxidoreductase — MLGLNYKLEDLEKRGQAIYTAIIGAGQMGRGMTSQMILMKGMTPSIVVDINLDNAKKAFLNAGIPEKDILIATNQEEADEWMKKKKYVAASDSHFATQSKVIQAVIEATGITEVGAEIALDTILNKKHIVMLNAETDAVVGPILKKFADNAGVVFTGAAGDEPGAVKELYDFAIAAGFEVRVVGKGKNNKVDLDCNPDTVKEEAVRRGVSPHMLAAFKEGSKTMVEMALMSNSTGCVPDIRGAHGISGQVNDLPKILSLKEEGGVLNKYGVVEYVDGIAPGVFLIVTSKLPEVRNEMEYLSMGKGPNYILYRPYHLCSLETPLSAAKAVLDHQATIAPLAGLVSEVVTVAKKDLKAGEKLDGIGGYTVYGTIEKADIASKLGAIPVGLINTDTVLTKDVKKGDIITYDMVEFKRETTLMQLRKMQDKIF; from the coding sequence ATGCTGGGATTAAATTATAAGCTGGAAGACTTAGAAAAAAGAGGACAAGCTATATATACTGCCATTATAGGAGCAGGACAGATGGGAAGAGGTATGACAAGCCAGATGATACTCATGAAAGGAATGACTCCTTCAATTGTAGTTGACATAAATCTTGATAATGCAAAAAAAGCGTTCCTGAATGCAGGGATACCTGAAAAGGATATTTTGATTGCGACAAATCAAGAAGAGGCAGATGAATGGATGAAAAAAAAGAAATATGTTGCTGCATCAGATAGTCATTTTGCAACACAATCCAAGGTTATTCAAGCTGTCATAGAAGCAACAGGTATAACTGAAGTTGGTGCTGAAATAGCACTGGATACCATATTGAATAAGAAACATATTGTGATGCTCAATGCCGAAACGGATGCAGTAGTGGGGCCTATACTGAAAAAATTTGCAGATAATGCAGGAGTAGTATTTACGGGAGCAGCAGGAGATGAGCCGGGAGCAGTCAAGGAGCTCTATGATTTTGCCATAGCTGCTGGATTTGAAGTCAGAGTTGTAGGAAAAGGCAAAAATAACAAGGTTGATCTTGACTGCAATCCTGATACTGTAAAAGAGGAAGCAGTGAGAAGAGGTGTTAGTCCGCATATGCTTGCAGCGTTTAAGGAAGGAAGCAAGACTATGGTTGAAATGGCACTGATGTCAAATTCAACAGGCTGTGTTCCTGATATAAGGGGAGCACATGGAATAAGTGGACAAGTAAATGATTTACCTAAGATACTGAGCCTGAAAGAAGAAGGTGGAGTACTAAATAAATATGGTGTTGTTGAGTATGTCGATGGAATAGCACCTGGAGTGTTCTTGATTGTGACAAGTAAATTACCTGAAGTAAGAAATGAAATGGAGTATTTGAGTATGGGAAAAGGACCAAATTATATACTTTATAGACCATATCATTTATGCAGCCTGGAAACTCCTTTATCAGCAGCAAAAGCAGTATTGGATCATCAGGCTACCATAGCTCCATTGGCTGGTCTTGTATCGGAAGTAGTAACTGTTGCAAAGAAAGATCTGAAAGCAGGGGAAAAATTAGATGGAATTGGTGGCTATACCGTTTATGGGACAATTGAAAAAGCCGATATAGCCAGTAAGCTGGGGGCCATACCCGTAGGATTGATAAATACTGATACTGTATTGACCAAAGATGTTAAAAAGGGTGATATTATTACTTATGACATGGTTGAATTCAAGAGAGAAACAACACTTATGCAGTTAAGAAAGATGCAGGATAAGATCTTTTAG
- a CDS encoding sugar-binding transcriptional regulator, giving the protein MRKIVGTTSLIIKCCKLYYEDSLTQDEISKNLGISRPTVSRLLDEGRKQGIVKIEILNPLKNNYEDLERDIEKKYNIRETIIVDDNDDENIQKKVAAKAAAQYLQRIVKKDNKIGVSMGTTIKNISKYITQNQRLQLQFIPLVGGIGQIQIDIHPNQIVMDLARAYNGEFKLLHVPAVVSNADIRDNFIKEKSINEILMIGKSVDIAVVGIGSPVIKRSTMMKSGYFDIEDIRKFKKEGAVGDICLQFYNINGEFKNFQFNKRVVGITLEDIRNIKTVIGVACGNDKVQAIKGALKGNFLDVLITDYSTAKIIYENTI; this is encoded by the coding sequence ATGAGAAAAATTGTAGGTACAACAAGTTTAATAATTAAATGCTGTAAATTATATTATGAGGATTCACTGACTCAGGATGAAATAAGTAAAAATCTAGGAATTTCAAGACCTACAGTATCCAGATTGCTTGATGAAGGTAGAAAGCAGGGAATAGTAAAAATTGAAATATTAAATCCTTTAAAAAATAATTATGAAGATTTAGAGAGAGATATAGAAAAAAAGTATAATATCAGGGAAACTATTATAGTTGATGATAATGATGATGAGAATATACAAAAAAAAGTTGCTGCCAAAGCTGCTGCACAATACTTGCAGCGTATTGTAAAAAAAGATAATAAAATAGGTGTCTCAATGGGAACAACAATAAAAAACATTTCAAAATACATTACTCAAAATCAAAGATTGCAGTTACAATTTATACCTCTTGTAGGAGGAATCGGACAGATTCAAATTGATATCCACCCTAATCAGATAGTTATGGACCTGGCTAGGGCATATAATGGTGAATTTAAATTGCTGCATGTCCCTGCAGTGGTATCAAATGCTGATATAAGGGATAATTTCATAAAAGAGAAGAGTATAAATGAAATATTGATGATAGGAAAAAGTGTGGATATTGCAGTTGTTGGAATTGGTTCTCCAGTAATAAAAAGGTCTACTATGATGAAAAGCGGATATTTTGATATAGAAGATATAAGAAAATTTAAAAAAGAAGGGGCAGTAGGAGATATATGCCTGCAATTTTATAATATAAATGGTGAATTTAAAAACTTTCAATTTAATAAACGAGTTGTAGGAATTACATTGGAGGATATTAGAAATATTAAAACTGTCATAGGAGTTGCATGCGGAAATGATAAAGTTCAAGCTATTAAGGGAGCGCTAAAGGGCAATTTTTTAGATGTACTGATTACTGACTACAGTACTGCAAAGATTATTTATGAAAATACAATATGA
- a CDS encoding transcriptional regulator GutM: MFKFICIIIGLMLIQTFMAHFQAKSYRDVVRKLRGKGIIGIGVKKGRIKAGTIVILVSDNKGRIIEGEQMRGYTIFARFKVIDGIEGQDILELKNKVILQKRNKAFLDAIERIEDVLSKKSSNINEIENIK; this comes from the coding sequence ATGTTTAAGTTTATTTGTATAATTATAGGCTTGATGTTAATACAGACTTTTATGGCACACTTCCAAGCCAAAAGTTATAGGGACGTTGTTAGAAAACTTCGAGGGAAGGGAATAATAGGAATAGGAGTCAAGAAAGGTAGAATAAAGGCTGGAACTATAGTAATACTTGTGAGTGACAACAAAGGTAGGATTATTGAAGGCGAGCAAATGAGAGGTTATACTATTTTTGCAAGGTTTAAAGTAATTGATGGAATTGAAGGACAAGATATTTTAGAGTTAAAGAATAAAGTGATTTTACAAAAAAGAAATAAAGCTTTTTTAGATGCAATTGAACGAATAGAAGATGTATTATCGAAAAAAAGCAGCAATATTAATGAAATTGAAAATATAAAATAA
- a CDS encoding PTS glucitol/sorbitol transporter subunit IIA, with product MKYKAKVTGIGDSAFELFEACNSLVIFNDNAPAELAEISILHTIENFKENIAVGDKLILGNQTYIITSIGDEAIHTLKEMGHCTLKFSEDEEVDLPGQIALKGSSSPDVNVGDIIAFV from the coding sequence GTGAAATATAAAGCTAAAGTTACTGGTATAGGGGATTCTGCGTTTGAATTATTTGAAGCATGTAATAGTCTTGTTATTTTTAATGATAATGCTCCAGCTGAATTGGCCGAAATTTCTATATTGCATACTATTGAAAACTTTAAAGAAAATATAGCTGTTGGGGATAAACTTATATTAGGAAATCAAACTTATATAATAACTTCAATAGGTGATGAAGCCATACATACCTTGAAGGAAATGGGACATTGTACACTTAAGTTTTCAGAAGATGAAGAAGTTGACTTACCAGGTCAAATTGCATTGAAGGGTTCATCTTCTCCTGATGTAAACGTTGGTGATATTATTGCATTTGTATAG
- a CDS encoding sn-glycerol-1-phosphate dehydrogenase translates to MKLSVNNIKNLTIDDLLGGKLECECGKNHECNVKSMIIENSAIKKIPDLLKKLEFKNILMIADTNTYKVAGKNVETILDQEKINYKRFIYRTKKDELLVPDENAIGSLFTKVEKGMDLILAVGSGVLNDLSKFVSYRLGIDCIIVATAPSMDGFISDGSSLIVDDLKSTFVSQPPKAVVGDIDILKEAPMDMILAGFGDIIGKYSALCDWKLSKIVNDEYYCDVVVKMVKDSLNKCVGSTDGIKKREDSAIKNLMESLLLTGIAMSYIGNSRPASGAEHHMSHYWELMFLFQGKKALFHGTKVGISTVLITKLRELLEEEKLNFDKAVDNIGSFDEKEWESEVTKLYEKAAPEIIAVSKKEGTNSTATRLKRVGVIRKKLDEVIESMKDTPSSEEIKSILRRAGAPALPNEVGISDKIVFNSVLMAKEVRIRYTVLQLLGDFGLLEKFAHEIMNYLKEEK, encoded by the coding sequence ATGAAATTAAGCGTAAATAACATTAAAAACTTAACAATTGATGATCTTCTAGGTGGAAAACTAGAATGTGAATGTGGAAAAAATCATGAATGTAATGTAAAAAGTATGATAATTGAAAATAGTGCTATTAAGAAAATACCTGATTTATTAAAAAAATTAGAATTTAAAAATATATTGATGATAGCAGATACTAATACTTATAAAGTTGCAGGGAAAAATGTAGAAACTATTTTGGATCAAGAGAAAATAAATTATAAAAGATTCATATATAGAACGAAGAAGGATGAATTGCTGGTTCCGGATGAAAATGCCATAGGCAGTCTTTTTACCAAGGTTGAGAAAGGTATGGATTTAATTCTTGCAGTAGGTTCAGGAGTATTAAATGATCTATCCAAATTTGTAAGTTACAGGCTTGGTATTGATTGTATTATTGTAGCTACAGCACCTTCAATGGATGGATTTATATCAGATGGTTCTTCACTTATAGTAGATGATCTTAAAAGTACATTTGTATCGCAACCTCCGAAAGCTGTTGTTGGAGATATAGACATTTTAAAAGAAGCCCCTATGGATATGATTCTGGCCGGTTTTGGAGACATAATAGGGAAATATTCTGCTCTGTGTGATTGGAAATTAAGCAAAATAGTAAATGATGAATACTATTGTGATGTTGTTGTAAAGATGGTAAAAGATTCATTGAATAAATGTGTTGGAAGTACAGATGGAATAAAAAAGAGAGAAGACAGTGCAATAAAGAATTTAATGGAAAGTTTGCTGCTTACAGGAATTGCCATGAGCTATATAGGTAATTCAAGACCGGCTTCTGGAGCCGAACATCATATGTCGCATTATTGGGAATTGATGTTTCTATTCCAGGGAAAAAAGGCCTTATTTCATGGAACAAAAGTGGGAATTTCTACAGTTTTAATTACAAAATTAAGAGAATTATTAGAAGAGGAAAAATTGAATTTTGATAAAGCTGTAGATAACATAGGTTCTTTTGATGAAAAGGAATGGGAATCAGAAGTTACTAAATTATATGAAAAAGCTGCTCCGGAAATTATAGCTGTAAGTAAAAAAGAAGGGACAAACTCTACTGCGACAAGATTGAAAAGAGTTGGTGTAATAAGAAAAAAACTTGATGAAGTTATAGAAAGTATGAAAGACACACCTTCCTCCGAGGAAATAAAGTCAATTTTAAGGAGAGCAGGTGCACCTGCATTACCTAATGAAGTAGGTATAAGTGACAAAATAGTTTTTAACAGTGTGTTAATGGCAAAGGAAGTTAGAATAAGGTATACTGTTTTACAGCTTTTAGGAGATTTTGGACTGCTGGAGAAATTTGCACACGAGATTATGAATTATTTAAAAGAGGAGAAATAA
- a CDS encoding HAD-IIA family hydrolase — protein MYDLSKRESAFKNKDEVKKILENVKCYVMDLDGTVYLGDKILEGSIEFFRTLQKYNIKFKFFTNNSSKNAQIYVDKITKMGYPITEDMMLISNHVIIQYIKKTLPNKKVFVLGNKYLKEDFIKAGINIVEKDADVVAVGFDTSLCYENVSKACDFIRNGAIFLGVNPDFNCPTENGFIPDCGSICKMITASTGVLPEFFGKPTHHTLEYILNYTGLRESEIAMIGDRLYTDIAIARGNDLISILVLTGETKLEDLKDSDIQPRLIFNSLKDLKDTLEKIF, from the coding sequence ATGTATGATTTAAGCAAAAGAGAGTCTGCATTTAAGAATAAAGATGAAGTGAAAAAGATACTTGAAAATGTCAAGTGTTATGTTATGGATTTAGATGGTACTGTTTATTTGGGAGATAAAATTTTAGAGGGTTCTATAGAATTTTTTAGAACTCTCCAAAAATATAATATCAAGTTTAAATTTTTTACCAACAATTCATCTAAAAACGCACAGATTTATGTTGATAAAATTACAAAAATGGGTTATCCGATAACAGAAGATATGATGCTTATTTCTAACCATGTTATTATACAGTATATAAAGAAAACGTTACCCAATAAAAAAGTATTTGTTTTAGGCAACAAATACTTGAAAGAAGATTTTATAAAAGCAGGAATCAATATCGTGGAAAAAGATGCTGATGTTGTAGCAGTAGGGTTTGATACATCCTTATGTTATGAAAATGTTTCAAAAGCGTGTGATTTTATAAGAAATGGAGCAATATTTTTAGGAGTAAATCCAGATTTCAATTGTCCAACTGAAAATGGCTTTATACCGGATTGTGGTTCAATTTGCAAGATGATTACAGCATCAACGGGAGTTTTACCGGAATTTTTCGGAAAACCAACACATCATACTCTAGAGTATATATTGAATTATACAGGTTTGAGGGAAAGCGAAATAGCGATGATAGGAGATAGATTATATACAGATATTGCAATTGCTAGAGGAAATGATCTGATAAGTATTCTTGTATTGACAGGAGAGACCAAACTAGAGGATTTAAAGGATTCTGACATACAGCCAAGATTAATATTTAATTCATTAAAAGATTTAAAAGACACTTTAGAAAAAATATTCTGA
- the srlA gene encoding PTS glucitol/sorbitol transporter subunit IIC, producing the protein MLTTLANAAQGFIGLFQEGGKSFTGMVTGILPTLVVLITAVNSLIKIIGEEKVNNLAKASSKYLITRYTIFPIIATFFLTNPMAQTFGQFLDEKYKPAYYDSTISFCHAITGLFPHANPAELFVYMGIAQGITKLGLPVGELAVRYFLAGIIVILIKGILTERITFYLLNKKEREKAELA; encoded by the coding sequence ATGTTAACTACTTTAGCAAATGCTGCGCAGGGATTTATAGGACTGTTTCAAGAAGGAGGAAAAAGCTTTACCGGGATGGTTACCGGAATATTGCCAACACTAGTTGTACTCATCACAGCTGTCAACTCTCTCATCAAAATAATAGGTGAAGAAAAAGTCAACAATTTGGCAAAAGCTTCATCCAAATATCTCATAACAAGATACACGATATTCCCTATTATAGCTACTTTCTTTTTGACAAATCCTATGGCGCAGACTTTTGGACAATTTTTAGATGAAAAGTACAAACCTGCTTATTATGATTCAACTATTTCTTTCTGCCATGCAATTACAGGACTATTTCCGCATGCAAATCCTGCCGAATTGTTTGTATACATGGGTATAGCACAGGGAATAACAAAACTTGGACTGCCTGTAGGTGAACTTGCAGTGAGGTATTTTCTAGCCGGCATTATAGTTATATTGATCAAGGGCATACTTACAGAGAGAATTACATTCTACCTTCTCAATAAGAAAGAAAGAGAAAAGGCTGAGCTGGCATGA
- the srlE gene encoding PTS glucitol/sorbitol transporter subunit IIB: MYNTVKVEKGRSGWGGPLYIKPEGKRNKIVCVTGQDMHPVAYKLAQMTNAELVNGFATGVPDAEIAAVVIDCGGTARCGVYPKKGILTINVKSVGQSGPLAKFMTEQLYVSDVNESCISIHEGNSPVSSAPEVEKAKTNIPDDKAKKSVAAAVEAAPKKKENFIVRLGKGVGDVIGKFYEAGRETIDSIIKNILPFMAFVCMIIGIINKTGIGNIIAKAISPAAGSLVGLIIVSIICTLPILSPILGPGAVVAQVVGVLVGTEIGKGHIPPHFALPALFAIDAQVGCDFIPVGLSLAEAEPETVEVGVPAVLFSRVVTGPLSVIIAYFVGVGLYE, from the coding sequence ATGTATAATACAGTAAAAGTTGAAAAAGGAAGAAGTGGCTGGGGAGGACCTCTCTATATAAAACCGGAAGGAAAAAGGAATAAAATTGTATGTGTAACGGGACAGGACATGCATCCTGTAGCATATAAGCTTGCCCAAATGACCAATGCAGAACTGGTAAATGGATTTGCTACTGGAGTTCCTGATGCGGAGATAGCTGCAGTTGTCATAGATTGTGGAGGTACTGCAAGATGCGGAGTTTATCCAAAAAAAGGTATACTTACTATAAATGTAAAATCTGTTGGACAGTCAGGTCCTCTTGCAAAATTTATGACGGAGCAGCTGTATGTATCTGATGTAAATGAATCCTGTATTTCCATCCATGAGGGCAATTCACCGGTATCATCAGCTCCAGAAGTGGAAAAAGCAAAAACAAATATTCCTGATGATAAGGCAAAGAAAAGTGTGGCGGCAGCTGTTGAAGCGGCACCAAAGAAGAAAGAGAATTTTATAGTAAGGCTTGGGAAAGGTGTTGGAGATGTAATAGGAAAGTTCTATGAAGCAGGAAGAGAGACGATTGATTCAATAATAAAAAACATACTTCCATTCATGGCTTTCGTATGTATGATAATTGGAATTATAAACAAGACAGGTATAGGAAATATTATTGCAAAGGCAATCTCACCGGCAGCAGGTTCTCTTGTAGGGCTGATCATAGTGTCAATTATCTGTACACTGCCCATACTTTCACCTATACTCGGACCTGGAGCAGTTGTGGCTCAGGTAGTGGGAGTTCTTGTAGGAACGGAAATAGGCAAAGGACATATACCACCGCATTTTGCACTTCCAGCATTGTTTGCAATAGATGCACAGGTAGGATGTGATTTCATACCTGTTGGATTGAGCCTTGCAGAAGCGGAACCTGAAACAGTGGAAGTGGGGGTTCCGGCAGTTCTATTCTCAAGAGTTGTAACAGGACCTCTATCTGTTATAATAGCTTATTTTGTAGGAGTTGGTTTGTATGAATAA
- a CDS encoding O-acetylhomoserine aminocarboxypropyltransferase/cysteine synthase family protein, with product MSEERKLGFETLQVHAGQVPDPTTGARAVPIYQTTSFVFKDADEAADFFQLKKPGNVYARIMNPTQDVFEQRVAALEGGSAGLATSSGLSAILYSILNVANSGDNIVSASTLYGGTYELFSVTLKKLGIDVTFVDPDDPENIRKAITDRTKAVYAETLGNPKINVLDIEAVANIAHENKIPLIIDNTFGTPYLVRPIEYGADVVVHSATKFIGGHGTTIGGVIVDGGKFDWAASGKFPDFTTPDESYNGLVYADQGPIAFALKARVQLLRNTGATLSPQSAFYFLLGLESLSLRVERHVENTRKVVEFLTKHPKVSWVNYPELESSPYHDLAKKYFPKGAGSIFTFGIKGGLEAGKKFINSVKLFSLLANVADAKSLVIHPSSTTHAELNEEQQKAAGITPDLIRLSIGVENIDDIIYDLDQALAKI from the coding sequence ATGAGTGAAGAGAGAAAATTAGGATTTGAAACATTACAGGTACATGCAGGACAAGTACCAGACCCAACAACGGGAGCAAGAGCTGTTCCAATTTATCAGACTACGTCTTTTGTTTTTAAAGATGCAGATGAAGCAGCAGACTTTTTCCAACTTAAAAAACCAGGAAATGTTTATGCCAGAATAATGAATCCAACACAGGATGTATTTGAACAGAGAGTAGCAGCACTTGAAGGTGGAAGTGCAGGACTTGCAACTTCATCAGGACTTTCAGCAATATTATATTCAATACTAAATGTGGCAAATTCAGGGGATAATATAGTTTCAGCAAGCACTCTTTATGGGGGCACATATGAATTGTTTTCAGTAACATTAAAGAAATTAGGAATTGACGTAACGTTTGTAGATCCTGATGATCCTGAAAATATTAGAAAGGCTATTACAGACAGAACAAAGGCAGTTTATGCCGAGACATTAGGAAATCCAAAGATTAATGTATTGGATATAGAAGCTGTAGCAAATATAGCACATGAAAACAAAATACCTCTTATAATAGATAATACTTTTGGTACTCCATATCTTGTAAGACCAATAGAATATGGTGCAGATGTAGTTGTACATTCAGCAACAAAATTCATTGGTGGCCATGGGACAACCATTGGTGGAGTTATAGTAGACGGAGGAAAATTTGACTGGGCAGCAAGTGGAAAATTCCCTGACTTCACTACACCTGATGAAAGTTATAACGGTCTTGTTTACGCAGATCAGGGACCAATTGCCTTTGCTTTAAAAGCCAGGGTTCAGCTTCTTAGAAATACAGGGGCAACATTAAGCCCGCAAAGTGCATTTTATTTCCTTTTAGGATTGGAATCACTTTCACTCAGGGTTGAAAGACATGTAGAAAATACAAGAAAAGTAGTTGAGTTTTTAACTAAGCATCCAAAGGTTTCATGGGTAAACTATCCTGAACTTGAAAGCAGTCCGTATCATGATCTGGCAAAAAAATATTTTCCAAAAGGAGCAGGTTCTATATTCACATTTGGAATAAAGGGAGGACTTGAAGCAGGAAAGAAGTTTATAAATAGTGTTAAATTATTTTCATTGCTTGCAAATGTAGCAGATGCCAAATCTCTTGTAATACATCCTTCCAGTACAACACATGCAGAATTAAATGAAGAACAGCAAAAAGCTGCCGGGATAACTCCAGATCTTATAAGGCTCTCAATAGGTGTAGAGAATATTGATGATATTATATACGATTTGGATCAGGCTCTTGCCAAAATTTGA